The Micromonospora sp. NBC_00421 DNA window TGCCGGTATCCCGGCGACGTCGGGAATCCTGACCAGCTGTGGGAACTGGTCGCCGGACGCGTGGACGCGATCACCCCGATCCCCGGTGACCGCGGCTGGGACCTCGACCACCTGTACGACAGCGACCCCGGCAAGCCTGGCAGGATCTACACCCGGGAGGGCGGATTCCTGCGTGCCGCAGGTGATTTCGATGCCGCCTTCTTCGGCATCGGGCCCCGTGAGGCAGCGGCGATGGACCCGCAGCAGCGGTTGCTGCTGGAGGCGTCCTGGGAAGCGATCGAGGATGCCGGCATCGATCCGACCGCGCTGCGGGGCAGCGACACCGGGGTGTACGCGGGCGTCATGTACCAGGACTACGGCTACGTGGCGCGCGCGGCCGCCGACGGTGCCGCGGAAGGCTACCTGGCGACCGGGTCGGCCGGCAGCGTCGTCTCCGGCCGGGTGTCCTACGCCCTCGGTCTGGAGGGACCCGCGGTGACGGTGGACACGGCATGTTCGTCGTCGCTGGTGGCCGTGCACCTGGCGGTGCAGGCGCTGCGTGCCGGGGAGACCTCGCTGGTCCTGGTCGGTGGGGTGACGGTCATGTCGACCCCGCTGCTGTTCGTGGAGTTCTCCCGGCAGCGGGCGCTGTCACCGGACGGGCGCTGCAAGGCGTTCGCGAGTGCCGCGGACGGTGTCTCGTGGTCCGAGGGCGTCGGCGTGCTCGCCCTCCAGCGGTTGTCCGACGCGGAGCGTGCCGGGCGTCCGGTGCTGGCCGTGATCCGCGGTAGCGCCATCAACCAGGACGGCGCCAGCAACGGCTTGACCGCGCCGAACGGCCCGTCCCAGGAGCGGGTGATCGCGCAGGCACTTGTCAACGCCGGGGTGAGCGCGGCCGAGGTGGACGCGGTGGAGGCGCACGGCACCGGTACCACGCTGGGTGACCCGATCGAGGCGCAGGCACTGATCAACGCCTACGGACAGGACCGCGTCGAGCCGCTGCGGATCGGGTCGTTGAAGTCGAACATCGGGCACACGCAGGCGGCTGCCGGTGTCGGCGGTGTGATCAAGATGGTGCAGGCGTTGCGGCACGAGCTGTTGCCGCCCACCCTGCATGTCGACGCGCCGTCGCCGCACGTCCAGTGGTCGGCGGGCGCGGTACGGATCCTGACCGAGGTCGAGCCGTGGCCGGCCGGGAAGCGTCCGCGCCGGGCGGGGGTGTCGTCGTTCGGGATCAGCGGGACCAACGCACACGTGATCCTCGAAGAAGCACCGGCGGTCCCGCGGCCGGTCGATCTACCGCGTCCGGCGGTCGTGCCGTTGTTGCTGTCCGCGCGGACGACAGCCGCGCTGCGGGCCCGGGCACGTCAGCTGTACGACGCGCTGTGCGACAGTCCGGAGTGTGACCTGGCCGATGTCGCGGCGACCCTGGCGCTGCACCGCGCGCGGCTCGAGCAGCGCGCCGCCGTCGTGGGTTCGGACCGGGAGACGCTGCTGGCGGCCCTGGCGCGCCTGGCAGCCGGCGAGCCCGGACCGGGCGTCACCGACGACACCGGTCGGACAGGCACGACGGCGTTCCTGTTCACCGGCCAGGGCGCGCAGCGGATCGGGATGGGTGCCGGGCTGTACCGGGCGTTCCCGGTCTTCGCCGCCGCGCTCGACGAGGTGTGCGCGGAATTCGGAGCACACCTGGGGCAGCCGCTGCGGGAGGTGATGTTCGCCGAGACGATCGAGAATCCGCTGGACCGCACCGAGTACACCCAGCCCGCGTTGTTCGCGTTCGAGGTGGCGATGTGCCGCCTCGTCGAGTCGTTCGGCGTCCGACCGGATGCGGTGGCCGGGCATTCGATCGGCGAGCTCGCCGCGGCGTATGTGGCAGGTGTCTGGTCGTTGCCGGACGCGTGCCGGCTCGTCGCGGCCCGAGGTCGATTGATGGGGGCGCTGCCGACAGGCGGGAGCATGCTGGCCGCCGCGGTACCGCAGGAGCGGGCCGTGGAACTGCTGGCGGTGGGCGACGCCGGGCCGGCGGTCGCGACGGTCTCGCTGGCCGCGGTGAACGCTCCCGATGCGGTGGTCTTCTCCGGAGACACCGAGGCGGTATCGGCGCTCGAATCGAGGCTGGTGGCCGAGGGCGTCAGGACCAGCAGACTGCGGGTGAGCCACGCGTTCCACTCCGCCCTGATGGAGCCGATGCTGACCGAGTTCGCGCAGGTGGCCGGGGACCTGACGTACCACGAGCCACGGATACCCCTGTGCTCCACGGTCTCCGGTGAATTCGCCGGCGGGTCGGTGGGTACGCCCGAGTACTGGGTACGGCAGGTGCGCGAGACGGTGCGTTTCGCCCCGGCGGTGCGGTCACTACTCGATTCGGGTGTGCGTCTGTTCGTCGAGCTGGGGCCGGACGCGGTACTGACGGCCATGACCCGAGCCACTGTGGCGGCGGACCCCGCAGCGCGCGCATCGGTGGTCGCTGGATCCCGTCGTACGGTCGCCGAACCCGAGCAGTTCGTCACCGCGCTGGCAACCGCGCACTGCGCAGGCCGGCCGGTGCGGTGGGCGGCCTACTTCGGAGCTCGACCGCAGACCCGGATCACGTTGCCCACCTATCCCTTCCAGCACGAACGATTCTGGCTGCTCCCCGCTGAGGCCGCCGCGCCGCTCGCCGGTGCCGACTCCGTCGACCACCCGCTGCTGCACGCCCGGGTGCAGCTCGCCGGCAGGGACGAGTGGCTGTTCACCGGCAGGCTCTCGCTGCGCACGCACCCCTGGCTCGCCGACCACACCGTCTTCGGCACCGTCCTGATGCCCGGTAGCGGATTCGTGGAGCTGGCTCTGGCCGCCGGTGCCCGGCTCGGCGTGCCGCGCCTGGCGGAGCTGGAACTCGCGGCGCCGCTGGTCCTCACGGCCGACGGTGCCGCCGATGTTCAGCTCGCGGTGGGCCGACCCGACGCCGGTGGGCAGCGGACCGTGGCCGTCCACGTCCGCACCGCCGACGCCTGGGTGCTGCACGCCCAGGGCCTGCTCACGCCCGCCGCGCCGACCGCCGCACCGGACTGGTGCCAGCCGTGGCCTCCGATCGCCGGCGATCCGGTCGACGGGCAGCAGGTGTACCGCGCACTCGGCGACCTCGGCCTCGGGTACGGCCCGGTGTTCCAGGGTGTCCGTGCCGCGTGGTCGCGTGGCGAGGAGGTGTTCGCCGACCTGGCGCTCGACACCGCCACCGCAGCGCGGGCCACCGCCTTCGGACTGCATCCGGCGCTGCTCGACGCGGTGTTCCATGCCGCTGTCGGCCAGCTCGCCGAGAGCGGGTCCGACGGCCGGGTGCCACTGCCGTTCGTCTTCCACGGTGTCCAGCTGGCACAGTCCGGCGTCGGTGCCTTGCGTGTCCGCGTCGCCCGCGTCGCACCGGACGCCGTGCGCGTGGACGCGGTCGACGCGACCGGTGCCCTCGTGCTGAGCATGGAGTCGGTGCGGGCCCGCCCACTCGCACAGCAGGCGTTGGCCCGGCTGCGCGGTGCGGCACCGTTGTTCGACCTCGAGTGGGTCGCCGTGCCCGCCGTCGCCGAGGCGGACGCCGGGCGCGTCGTGGTGCTCGGCGACCCGGCGGCCGTCGCGGCCCCGGAACCCCCGACCTGCTGCGCCGACCTCGCCGACCTCGCCGTGCTGCAGGATGTTCCCGACACGGTGGTGTGGCCGGTGCCCCGCGGAACCGGTGCCGGCGCGGCGGACATACACGCCGCCGTGCTGACGGCGCTCGCGCTGTTGCAGGAATGGACAGCCGCCGAACACCCCGGCCGACTCGCGATCGTGACGCGCACGGCCGCCGGACTGCCCGGCGAGGAACCCGATCTGGTCGGAGCCGCCGTGGCGGGCCTGGTGCGTAGCGCACAGTCCGAACATCCGGGCCGGTTCCTGCTCGTCGACCACGACGGTGACACCCTGCCGATCAGGTCGCTCGCCGAGGCCGTGGCCCGGGACGAACCCCACCTGGCCGTTCGTGAGGGTCGGCTCCTGGCACCGCGCCTGCAGCCGCTGCCCGCCGCCGCACCGCTCATGCCACAGTCGTTCGGCCACGGCACGGTGCTCGTCACCGGCGGCACCGGCGGGATCGGTGCGATCGTCGCCCGACACCTGGTCGCCGCGTACGGCGTACGGCGGCTGCTGCTGGCATCGCGGCGCGGTGCCGCCGCTGACGGTGCCGCCGATCTGGTCGCGGAGCTGACCGGACTCGGCGCCCGGGTCCGGGTCGTGGCGTGCGACGTCACCGAACGCACCGCGGTCCAGGCCCTGCTGGCCGGGATCGACGTCGACGCCCCGCTGACCGCCGTCATCCATGCGGCGGGTGTCCTGGACGACGGCACGCTCGACACCCTCACCGCCGCACAGACGACCCGGGTGCTGGCACCGAAGGTAGACGCGGCACTGCACCTGCACGAGCTGACCCGTGACCTGCATCTGTCGGCGTTCGTGCTGTTCTCGTCCGCCGCGCCGTTGCTTGGTGGACAGGGACAGGGCAACTACGCCGCCGCGAACAGCGTGCTGGACGCGCTGGCACGTGTGCGGCGCGGTGCCGGCCTGCCCGCGCACTCACTGGCCTGGGGACTGTGGACCGTCGGCATGGCGGGGGTGATCGGCGGGGACGGCGCGGAGCAGCACGCCCGCCAGATCCGGACCAGGCTGGGCCTGATCCCGATCGACCCGGAGGCCGGGATGGCGCTGTTCGACGACGCACTCGCGACCGATCGGGCGACCCCGGTGACGGCACTGCTGGACATGCCGGCGCTGACCGCCCTGGCACGCGGCGGCACACTGCCCGCGGTACTGCGTGGCATGGTCCGGGTCCCCCCGGCCGCTGCCCCTACCGGGGTGGGCCTGGCGCGGCGGTGGGCCGCGCTGCCCGACGCCGACCGCGACCGTGTGATCCTGCGCGAGGTGCGCGACGTCGCCGCGGCCGTGCTCGGCCACGTGTCCGGCGACGCGATCGGCGCCGACGCGCCGTTCGCCGAGCTCGGTTTCGACTCCCTCGGTGCCGTCGAGTTCCGCAACCGGCTCGCACAGCTGACCGGGCTGTCGTTCCCGTCGACGCTGGTCTTCGACCATGCGACCGCCGCCGACGTGGCGAAGCTGGTGCGATCGCGGCTCGAGGAATCCGGCGTCGGCGTGGTGGAGCAGGCGCCGGCCGGCGTGCGCGGGACGATCACCGGCCTGGTGTCGGCGGCGCACCGACGCGGTGAGTTGGCAGGGGCGATGCCCCTGCTGGTCGCGGGCTCCGATCTGATGACCACCTATCCCGCCGCCGAGGCCGCCGCGCGGCACCCGGCTGTGCAGTTGCTGGCGCGCGGTGCCGCGGCGCCGACGCTGATCTGCCTCCCCTCGTTCCTGGCGGGATCGGGTCCGCACCAGTTCGCCCGGCTCGCCCGCGAGTTGGGTGGCGAGCGGCAGGTCGGTGCGTTACGGCTGCCCGGCACTCGCCCGGGCGACGACCTGCCAGCCACCTGGGCCGCAGCGATCGAGAGCCTCGCCGCGACCGTAGCGTCGGAACTCGAGCGGGGCCCGGTGGCGCTCGTCGGCTATTCGATCGGCGGTGCGCTCGCCCACGCGGTCGCCCGGCGGATCGAGGACGACGGCGGCGAAGTCACGGGCGTCGCCATGATCGACACGTACTCCCCGGAGGACCACGAACTCAACCGTCTGGTGCTCACCGACGCGCTGGGGCAGATCCTGTCCCGGGACAACGCCCTGACCCCCGTCGACGACCACGGCCTGGTCGCCATGGGCGGTTACGTGCGGATGTATCCCGAGCGGAAGGCCGAGTCGATCGCCGCACCGACGCTGAATCTGCGGGCCACCGTGACGCTGGGCAGCTTCGGCGACGTCGACCCCGTCCCTGACTGGCAACACCGTGGGCCGGTCCGGTGGGTCGAGGCGAATCACTTCTCGATCATCGAGGAGAAGGCGGCAGAGACCGCCGCGCACCTCCGGCGCTGGCTCGGTTCACTCGGCGGTCGTTGATCTGTCCACCGGGTGTCCGGAAGGGAGCCTCATGCAGCCGTGCCGACGGACGGCACGTCATCGAGCGGTCGGCACCTCACACCACGAGGAGCCCCAGATCCAGGGCCCGGACAACCGCGAGGGTTCGGTTCGGGCAGTTCAACTTGGCCAGGATGATGCCGACCGTGCGTTTGACGCCGTGTTCGGAGATCCTCAGCGACCGGGCGACCTGTCGATTGCTCTGCCCCTCGGCAATGAGGCAGAGTACCTGGCGTTCCCGTGCGGTCAGGGCGACCGTCGGCGCGCGCTTCGAGGTGGTGTCGTCACCGGCCTGGTCGGGTGTCGTCACGGATCTGCGAACCAGGGCCGCGGACACGTGGAACCGGCCGGCCTCCACGTCGACGATCGCCTCGCGGAGGGTCTCGGGCCGGAGATCCGCCCAGTCCAGGAAGCCGTTCGCGTGGTCGACCCACCACTGGTCGACGATGTCCTCCGAGTCCAACAGGATCAACACCCTCATGTGGTGGATGCGCAGCTGCTCGGCGATCTCGTCAGGCACCTGGTTCAAGGAATTGCTGGAAAAAATGACGAGCTGCCCGTCGCGGAATGTCGAGAGGCCTTCGATGTCCGTGATGAACTGCGCGGTCAAGGGGATGTCGAGTGAGCGGAACATCCCCTCGATGCTGTATCGACGGATGTGATCCTGGATCATCAGCACGATGTGGAGGTTGGTGTCGGTGCTGCCGGTCGCCATCGCGATCGCGGTCCGCAACGGCGATCGCCCGACCTGCAGGAACCGGCGGTCACGTGGATCGGGCAACAGGTAGTCGCCCTGCGGGGTGAGGGATCCGCGATCTTCACTGCGTGAACCCGCTCGCCACTTCACCCTGTCGTCCACGCCACCCATGTCAGTGATCCCCCGATTTTCGCGTCTTAATCTCGAAGGGCCCGAACCCATAGACGAGCATGGCACGAGTTTGCGGGGACCGTCCACCCCGGAACGAAGTAGCGGGAGCAATTCATGATCATCATTGGACCTGATGCGAACAGGGCGACCAGCGTGCGGCCTTGGGTGTGGCGTGGACGCCATCCGGACCGCGCGGTGGCGCTGGTCACAGCCAAAATGCTCTCGGGTGGCGGCGGGGCTGCGCGCCCATTGTCCGCCCGAAGCGACCACCCCCACCGTCATCTGCGAAGTCAGCACGGCCACGGGGTCGCAAGGAGCCGGTGTGGTAGCTGGCCGAAGGCATGAAATCCGCCCGGTCGCAACCCTCGGGGAATCATGGGATCCTCCGACTCGCAAAGCTGCCAGAGCCACAAAAATATTAATTCCGCAAGCCTGGCAAAGCGCGCCACCCGTTCGGGCGCCACAGTTCCTGAAAAGAGAAGCCAAGCTTGACAGTGACGTGGACCTTGCTTATAGTCCTGCCGTTCAGGCCCTTGCCGACCAATATCCGAAGGTATTCATGACCGCGCCTCACACGTTGCCGAAGGCCAGGCAGCAGTTGATCCTTGCC harbors:
- a CDS encoding response regulator transcription factor, with amino-acid sequence MDDRVKWRAGSRSEDRGSLTPQGDYLLPDPRDRRFLQVGRSPLRTAIAMATGSTDTNLHIVLMIQDHIRRYSIEGMFRSLDIPLTAQFITDIEGLSTFRDGQLVIFSSNSLNQVPDEIAEQLRIHHMRVLILLDSEDIVDQWWVDHANGFLDWADLRPETLREAIVDVEAGRFHVSAALVRRSVTTPDQAGDDTTSKRAPTVALTARERQVLCLIAEGQSNRQVARSLRISEHGVKRTVGIILAKLNCPNRTLAVVRALDLGLLVV